Proteins encoded in a region of the Populus alba chromosome 13, ASM523922v2, whole genome shotgun sequence genome:
- the LOC118061431 gene encoding E3 ubiquitin-protein ligase ATL42 produces the protein MPFFRYKIDPQDVKNFTYSRSWSHLQNPSNLAEDPNLEIFVEREHDRQVSSCFNPGSSFQISNDSSKKEEFLVQAGGNADDNRKLSHKFMHKIIISDVLIKSRWSDANSSDFLSLNTEMLGVMSSNRFSPKKSSSARFHSGLSRVENLEKVKDDTERKRLFEPQLTTVDRSNSVPSSSLNSSKMLNPVGKRSESEITIFSRFRQLSARNKMKESASLGNGGKDERIRKLWLPIARRTIQCVDGGGGGGEEAGDASSGYDGDSGWEA, from the exons ATGCCCTTTTTCAG ATACAAGATAGATCCTCAAGATGTCAAGAACTTCACTTATTCAAGAAGTTGGAGCCACTTGCAAAATCCTTCAAATCTAGCAGAGGATCCTAATCTCGAGATCTTTGTCGAAAGAGAGCATGATCGTCAAGTTTCATCATGTTTTAACCCAGGAAGCAGCTTTCAAATTAGCAATGACAGCAGCAAAAAGGAAGAGTTTCTGGTTCAAGCAGGTGGCAACGCTGATGATAACAGGAAACTCTCTCATAAATTCATGCACAAGATCATTATTTCAGATGTTCTTATCAAGAGTCGATGGAGCGATGCTAATTCTTCAGATTTTTTGTCCCTGAACACTGAGATGCTTGGAGTCATGTCAAGCAACAGATTTTCTCCTAAGAAATCAAGTAGTGCAAGATTCCACAGTGGCTTGTCCAGGGTTGAAAATTTAGAGAAGGTTAAGGATGATACAGAAAGAAAGAGATTGTTCGAGCCTCAGTTGACTACTGTTGACAGAAGTAATTCTGTTCCAAGCTCAAGCTTAAATTCGTCAAAAATGCTTAATCCTGTGGGTAAAAGGTCAGAGTCTGAGATCACAATTTTTTCAAGGTTCAGACAGCTAAGTGCAAGGAACAAAATGAAAGAATCTGCATCCCTAGGGAATGGAGGAAAAGATGAGAGGATCAGGAAGCTTTGGCTGCCAATAGCACGGCGAACAATACAATG CGTTGAtggtggtggcggtggtggaGAGGAAGCCGGTGATGCCTCAAGTGGTTATGACGGTGACAGTGGCTGGGAAGCCTAA